The Couchioplanes caeruleus nucleotide sequence GGTTGTCGTCGGCTCCGGTCTCGCGGCGGATCGTGCGCCAGCGGGAGACGCTGATGCCCAGCTCCGCGGCCAGCTGCGCGTCGGTCAGGTCCGGGCGGGAGGCCTTGATCTTCGCGGCAGCGGCGACGGTCTCGGCGGGGGAGCGGCGGGCCTTGGGCTTGGCCGGGCTCGCCGGTCCGGTGCGGGCCGTCGTCGCCTGAGCGCGTGTCAGGACGGGCTTGAAGGAGGACGTCTCGGGCGCCCGCGTCTTGGGCAGGGTGGCGGGAAGAGTGGCCGCCACCTCCGCCAGCGCCGCTGCCGTCGTCCGCCGCAACGCCGTCGCGCCCGTCGCGGCCGTGCCCTTCGCCGTCGCGGCTTGGCTCGCCGCCGTCGTGGCTGTCGCCGCGGCCGGGGCCGTCGTGGCCGGGCTGGCTGTCGGGTTCGAGGACGTCGGTGCGGGGGCCGGGACCGGGATCAGGCCGGGGACCACCGGCTGTGCGGCCGGCGTGGCCTCCCGGGTCTCGTGTTCGACCGCCGAGATCCGGCCGCCCAGCTCGACCAGGCAGATGCTCGCCACCACGATCAGCCCGTCCACCGACAGCGGCAGCAGGTACGGCGACGCGCCGGTCTCGCCGTACCGGGCCGCGACGCCGGCCATGTGCCAGTACGACACCCAGGCCGCGATGCCCGCGATGGTGGCCGTGGCGACGAGGCGTGCGGCGGCCAGGGAGCGGCGGTGCACCGGGACGCGGGAGATCAGCTCGACGGTCAGCAGGAGCGCGAGCGGCGGCCAGGCGGCGATGGCCTGGCTGATCGGGTTGTCCAGGGCGTGCAGGATGTTGGCGACCACGGAGGCGGCGACGCCCAGCACCAGGGTCGCGCGTACGGCCCAGCGGAC carries:
- a CDS encoding DUF2637 domain-containing protein, with the translated sequence MILPQLRRVRWAVRATLVLGVAASVVANILHALDNPISQAIAAWPPLALLLTVELISRVPVHRRSLAAARLVATATIAGIAAWVSYWHMAGVAARYGETGASPYLLPLSVDGLIVVASICLVELGGRISAVEHETREATPAAQPVVPGLIPVPAPAPTSSNPTASPATTAPAAATATTAASQAATAKGTAATGATALRRTTAAALAEVAATLPATLPKTRAPETSSFKPVLTRAQATTARTGPASPAKPKARRSPAETVAAAAKIKASRPDLTDAQLAAELGISVSRWRTIRRETGADDNLRLAA